A DNA window from uncultured Methanoregula sp. contains the following coding sequences:
- a CDS encoding C-GCAxxG-C-C family protein has product MTLTRGDDAEAIFRGGFSCAQAVCLAFADDYGIDRETALKLSCALGGGMGHTDHICGAVTGALMVIGMKYGRTRQEDLAAKEKTYDLTGEFIQEFLRRNRSLRCTDLLGYNLSNPRELSLAKEKGAFKATCPLLVRSAAEILEEIL; this is encoded by the coding sequence ATGACTCTTACGCGGGGCGATGATGCAGAAGCGATCTTCCGGGGCGGATTTTCCTGTGCCCAGGCGGTGTGTCTGGCATTTGCCGATGATTACGGGATCGACCGTGAGACTGCCCTGAAACTCTCCTGCGCCCTGGGGGGCGGGATGGGTCATACCGATCACATCTGCGGGGCGGTTACCGGTGCGCTTATGGTTATCGGTATGAAATACGGGCGGACCCGGCAGGAGGACCTGGCTGCAAAAGAGAAGACCTACGATCTCACCGGGGAATTTATTCAGGAGTTTCTGCGCAGGAACCGTTCCCTCCGGTGCACGGACCTGCTGGGCTATAATCTCTCGAATCCCCGCGAACTCAGCCTTGCCAAGGAGAAAGGTGCGTTCAAGGCCACGTGCCCGCTCCTCGTGCGGAGCGCTGCAGAGATCCTGGAAGAGATCTTGTAA
- a CDS encoding PLP-dependent aminotransferase family protein yields the protein MSYRFASRIGKVKPSFLEELFRVSNDPAIISFAGGLPSSALIDTEGIAKATREVMEEEAHTALQYTTTDGYLPLREYIAKRYRTRLGIPAEADEIQIVNGSQQCLDLFAKIFLDPGDHVGMERPGYLGAIEAFSLYEPVIDAVPLDDCGPDLGEFERVIASAQPKFFYGIPNSQNPSGRTYSQETRRAIAGILDGHETVFYEDDAFGELFFDNKPRLPVKRYLPDKAVISGSFSKTVAPGMRIGWMFAPEEILSKFNIVKQASDLHSNFLCQKILHRYLTTTDPDRQIRKIVGVYGKKCRQMCDLFDDLMPELAHTTPEGGMFLTATLPPGMSARTVFEEGVRNRVAVLPGMPFYVDGGGTDTIRLNFSSASEEQITEGMHRLANVVRGLPRG from the coding sequence ATGTCATACCGGTTTGCCAGCAGGATTGGAAAGGTGAAACCATCGTTCCTCGAGGAACTCTTCCGGGTTTCGAACGATCCCGCGATCATCTCGTTCGCCGGGGGACTCCCATCCTCGGCTCTGATCGATACGGAAGGTATCGCAAAAGCAACCCGCGAGGTAATGGAAGAAGAAGCGCATACGGCGCTCCAGTATACCACCACGGACGGGTACCTTCCCCTGCGGGAATATATTGCCAAACGGTACCGGACCCGGCTTGGCATCCCGGCCGAAGCTGATGAGATCCAGATCGTGAACGGCTCGCAGCAATGCCTCGATCTCTTCGCCAAGATCTTCCTGGACCCGGGCGATCACGTGGGCATGGAGCGGCCCGGCTATCTCGGCGCAATCGAAGCTTTCTCACTCTACGAGCCGGTCATCGATGCGGTTCCGCTGGATGATTGTGGCCCCGATCTTGGAGAATTCGAACGCGTGATCGCTTCAGCGCAGCCCAAATTTTTCTACGGCATTCCCAATTCCCAGAACCCGTCGGGCAGGACGTATTCCCAGGAGACGCGCCGGGCCATCGCCGGGATCCTGGACGGGCATGAAACGGTCTTTTACGAAGACGATGCCTTTGGCGAGCTCTTCTTTGACAACAAGCCCCGGCTGCCGGTCAAGCGCTACCTGCCGGACAAGGCCGTGATCTCCGGCTCCTTCTCCAAGACCGTTGCGCCGGGGATGCGGATAGGCTGGATGTTTGCCCCAGAAGAGATCCTCTCGAAGTTCAATATCGTAAAACAGGCATCGGATCTCCATTCCAACTTCCTCTGCCAGAAGATCCTCCACCGCTATCTCACGACTACCGATCCCGACCGTCAAATCCGGAAGATTGTCGGGGTGTACGGCAAGAAGTGCCGGCAGATGTGCGATCTCTTCGATGATCTCATGCCGGAACTGGCCCACACAACGCCGGAGGGAGGAATGTTCCTCACCGCCACCCTGCCACCGGGCATGTCTGCGCGAACGGTATTCGAGGAGGGCGTCAGGAACCGGGTTGCCGTTCTCCCGGGCATGCCATTCTACGTGGATGGCGGCGGCACCGATACGATCCGGCTGAACTTCTCTTCGGCATCGGAAGAGCAGATAACTGAGGGGATGCACCGGCTCGCGAACGTTGTCCGCGGGCTGCCGCGTGGATAG
- a CDS encoding PEGA domain-containing protein gives MTNKYLILLLALAMIAAVVPLVSADDGPTDGPVVVPTTTRDTPEPTAVPTLVTAPPTTEPTATVPTYVTMPTTEPTVTVPTMVTQPTTTVATTVPTETWTIEPTSAGGGKGWITTYCNVDGATVSFNGVPQGTTAGGSLTVAVSPSGTPVTTITVSKYGYSTWEGPLSHMPEDQETVSVYATINPLSTPTTTPPVQYGTIYAQSTPSGAQIYMNGNFYGYAPITIPNLAPGTYSMKASLSGYTPDTRTVTVYSGQTTYYSPVLQQSPQPSRSTGTVYVTSSPDHALVYVDGNYQGKAPLTVTLYPGSHSFRLTLSGYNDYTTTVYVNGGTAQNLNAVMTSATYGSVAITSLPGASVYMDSNLMGKIPSSGTLTLNNIVSGNHLFKLTASGYNDWMNTIYVRGNTMTPFTATLIPLGTPVPATGSLNIASMPTGSEVYLDNIFKGYTPALLDGITPGEHQVLLKYTGFLDSTTTVTVVAGQTTPLSVSLQPAPSPTQSAPSIAVLIGGIAGLVALGGVLRRRS, from the coding sequence TTGACGAATAAGTACCTGATTCTGCTCCTCGCTCTTGCGATGATTGCAGCGGTCGTTCCCCTGGTCTCGGCCGATGATGGTCCCACGGATGGCCCGGTCGTCGTACCTACAACGACCAGGGACACTCCCGAACCAACAGCGGTGCCCACCCTGGTCACGGCACCGCCAACCACCGAACCAACGGCAACAGTCCCCACCTATGTGACCATGCCGACCACGGAACCAACGGTAACGGTACCTACCATGGTCACCCAGCCGACCACCACGGTTGCAACAACGGTCCCGACCGAAACCTGGACCATCGAGCCGACATCGGCGGGTGGCGGAAAGGGCTGGATCACAACCTACTGTAACGTCGATGGCGCAACGGTCTCATTCAACGGCGTCCCCCAGGGAACAACGGCCGGGGGAAGTCTCACCGTTGCGGTAAGCCCGTCAGGAACACCGGTAACAACCATCACGGTCAGTAAATACGGATATTCTACATGGGAAGGTCCGCTCTCCCACATGCCGGAGGACCAGGAGACCGTCTCGGTCTATGCAACTATCAACCCCCTCTCAACTCCCACGACAACCCCGCCGGTCCAGTACGGGACCATCTATGCCCAGTCAACCCCGAGCGGCGCCCAGATCTACATGAACGGGAACTTCTACGGGTACGCCCCGATCACGATACCGAACCTTGCACCAGGCACGTATTCGATGAAAGCCAGCCTCAGCGGGTACACTCCCGACACGAGGACCGTGACGGTTTACTCGGGACAGACCACCTACTACTCGCCCGTGCTCCAGCAGTCCCCCCAGCCGTCCCGCAGCACCGGGACGGTGTACGTGACCTCCAGCCCGGATCATGCACTGGTCTATGTTGACGGCAATTACCAGGGAAAAGCCCCCCTGACCGTCACGCTCTACCCAGGCAGCCACTCGTTCCGGCTCACCCTCTCGGGATACAATGACTATACGACTACTGTGTACGTCAACGGGGGCACCGCCCAGAACCTCAATGCCGTGATGACCTCGGCCACCTACGGCTCGGTTGCCATCACATCCCTGCCCGGCGCATCCGTGTACATGGACAGCAACCTGATGGGAAAGATCCCCTCTTCGGGAACCCTGACCCTCAACAACATCGTGAGCGGGAACCATCTCTTCAAGCTGACTGCCTCCGGTTACAACGACTGGATGAACACGATCTACGTGCGGGGCAATACCATGACCCCCTTTACGGCAACCCTGATACCCCTCGGCACACCGGTGCCGGCAACGGGATCCCTCAATATAGCTTCAATGCCTACGGGATCCGAAGTGTATCTCGATAACATCTTCAAAGGCTACACCCCCGCCCTGCTGGACGGGATCACGCCCGGCGAGCACCAGGTCCTGCTCAAATATACCGGGTTCTTGGACTCTACGACAACGGTAACGGTGGTTGCAGGCCAGACAACCCCGCTTTCCGTCAGCCTGCAGCCGGCCCCCAGCCCGACCCAGTCGGCCCCGTCAATTGCAGTCCTGATCGGGGGAATTGCAGGTTTGGTTGCGCTTGGCGGTGTATTAAGGAGGCGATCCTGA
- a CDS encoding peptidylprolyl isomerase, with product MSSQVRIILPALILIAALLLAAGCTQQTTSPVKTEAATSSTPAGITTVASTPSGSVSTTVSTDSWKRARLSTSMGDIVIALNPDMPVTSGNFETLVRQGFYNNVTFHRVIDGFMIQGGDPTGTGMGGPGYTIKDEFKTGNRNDRGTIAMANGGPNTGGSQFFINLVNNNYLDSKHPVFGKVVEGMNVVDKIAKVPTTGGNENRPIQSVTILKAEMI from the coding sequence ATGTCATCTCAGGTCCGTATCATCCTGCCGGCACTCATCCTGATCGCAGCACTTCTTCTTGCTGCGGGATGCACCCAGCAGACAACATCACCGGTAAAAACCGAGGCAGCAACCAGTTCAACACCTGCCGGGATAACAACGGTTGCTTCAACACCATCAGGATCTGTCTCCACAACCGTCTCCACGGACTCCTGGAAGCGGGCCCGGCTCTCAACCAGCATGGGCGATATCGTGATCGCGCTCAACCCGGATATGCCCGTCACGTCAGGCAATTTCGAGACGCTTGTCAGACAGGGATTCTACAACAACGTGACATTCCACCGGGTCATTGACGGGTTCATGATCCAGGGCGGAGACCCGACCGGTACCGGCATGGGCGGCCCGGGCTATACCATCAAGGACGAGTTCAAGACCGGCAACCGGAATGACCGCGGAACCATTGCCATGGCAAATGGCGGACCCAACACCGGCGGATCCCAGTTCTTCATCAACCTGGTCAACAACAATTACCTTGACAGCAAACACCCGGTCTTCGGGAAAGTTGTCGAGGGCATGAATGTTGTCGACAAGATCGCAAAAGTGCCGACAACCGGCGGGAATGAGAACCGGCCGATCCAGAGCGTTACGATCCTGAAAGCTGAAATGATCTGA
- a CDS encoding peptidylprolyl isomerase: protein MTAPAENGKLVRLETNMGTIVIALAPDMPITAGNFETLVQKGYYNGVIFHRVISGFMIQGGDPTGTGRGGPGYAIKDEFPPGNKNDRGTISMANAGPNTGGSQFFINLVDNNFLDGKHPVFGKVVEGMDVVDKIGKTKTGPGDRPNKDVVIVKAVME, encoded by the coding sequence ATGACAGCACCAGCAGAGAATGGAAAACTCGTGCGGCTCGAGACAAACATGGGAACGATTGTTATCGCCCTTGCTCCCGATATGCCGATCACCGCGGGAAACTTCGAGACGCTTGTACAGAAAGGATACTACAATGGCGTGATCTTCCACCGCGTCATCAGCGGGTTCATGATCCAGGGCGGAGACCCGACCGGCACCGGCCGCGGGGGCCCGGGGTACGCAATCAAGGATGAATTCCCGCCCGGCAACAAGAACGACCGCGGGACCATCTCCATGGCCAACGCCGGCCCCAACACCGGCGGATCCCAGTTCTTCATCAACCTGGTTGACAACAACTTCCTTGACGGCAAACACCCGGTCTTCGGGAAGGTTGTCGAAGGCATGGATGTTGTCGACAAGATCGGCAAGACCAAGACCGGCCCCGGCGACCGCCCAAACAAGGACGTCGTCATTGTAAAAGCGGTAATGGAATGA
- a CDS encoding elongation factor EF-2, with product MSRGKKTVERVVELMKDPKHIRNIGIVAHIDHGKTTLSDNLLSGAGIISEELAGKQLFMDSDPEEQARGITIDASNVSMVHEYEGQDFLINMIDTPGHVDFGGDVTRAMRAVDGAVVLVDAVEGTMPQTETVLRQALKEGVRPVLFINKVDRLINELKVDDMEMQIRLGKVIDKVNKLIKGMNEEAYNNGWKLDAGAGTVAFGSALYNWAVSVPFMKKSGISFKIVYDKCRAGDMKYLAKNSPLSEVLLDMVVNKLPNPLEAQPRRVNVIWHGDKTTKEGKSMLACDANGPVAMMVTDISFDPHAGEVATGRLFSGKLRRGDVLYVMGTAKKENRLQQVGIFMGPKRVEVEEIVAGNIAAVTGLKDAIVGSTVSSLMEVTPFESLKHYSEPVMTVAVEAKNMKDLPKLVEVLRQVAKEDPTLSISINEETGEHLIAGMGELHLEIITGRIKRDKGVEIVTSPPIVVYRETVTGKVENVEGKSPNRHNRFYFTLSPLPDEIVDLIKTGEVSMNQQMLERRDVLIKAGMDKDEAKSVKMIKGTNMLIDSTKGIQYLNETMELVIEGIHEALAGGPLADEPVQNLKMVLTDVKLHEDAIHRGPAQVIPAVRGAIKGGLLLAGDSLLEPVQKIQITVPMDQMGAATSQIQGRRGQVFDMTSEGDTITVAGKAPVAELFGFAGDIRSATEGRAMWNTEFAGFELVPNNLVKEVVVSIRKRKGLKEQMPTPSDYLSA from the coding sequence ATGTCCCGCGGCAAAAAAACGGTTGAGCGCGTAGTAGAGCTCATGAAGGATCCGAAGCACATTCGGAACATCGGTATTGTAGCACACATCGACCACGGTAAGACAACCCTCTCCGACAACCTGCTTTCAGGAGCAGGCATCATCTCTGAAGAGCTCGCAGGAAAGCAGCTCTTCATGGACTCGGATCCGGAAGAACAGGCCCGTGGTATCACCATCGACGCGTCCAACGTCTCGATGGTGCACGAGTACGAAGGCCAGGATTTCTTAATCAACATGATCGACACTCCCGGCCACGTGGACTTCGGTGGCGACGTCACCCGTGCCATGCGTGCGGTGGACGGAGCAGTCGTGCTCGTTGATGCGGTCGAAGGCACCATGCCCCAGACCGAGACGGTGCTCCGCCAGGCACTCAAGGAAGGTGTCCGTCCCGTTCTCTTTATCAACAAGGTCGACCGGCTCATCAACGAGCTGAAAGTCGACGATATGGAGATGCAGATCCGGCTCGGCAAAGTGATCGACAAGGTCAACAAGCTGATCAAGGGCATGAACGAGGAAGCCTACAACAATGGCTGGAAACTCGATGCCGGCGCAGGAACCGTTGCCTTCGGCTCAGCGCTTTACAACTGGGCGGTATCGGTACCGTTCATGAAGAAGAGCGGTATCTCTTTCAAGATCGTGTACGACAAGTGCCGTGCAGGGGATATGAAATACCTGGCAAAGAACAGCCCGCTCTCGGAAGTTCTTCTCGACATGGTCGTTAACAAGCTGCCAAACCCGCTCGAGGCCCAGCCCCGGCGTGTCAACGTCATCTGGCATGGCGACAAGACCACGAAGGAAGGCAAGTCCATGCTTGCCTGCGATGCAAACGGCCCGGTTGCAATGATGGTCACCGACATCTCGTTTGATCCCCATGCAGGGGAAGTCGCAACTGGACGTCTCTTCTCCGGCAAACTCCGGAGGGGTGACGTTCTTTACGTCATGGGTACCGCAAAGAAAGAGAACCGCCTCCAGCAGGTAGGTATCTTCATGGGACCCAAGAGGGTCGAAGTCGAGGAGATCGTTGCCGGAAACATTGCCGCAGTCACCGGTCTCAAGGATGCAATTGTCGGATCAACGGTCAGCTCCCTCATGGAAGTCACGCCGTTTGAATCTCTCAAGCATTACAGCGAACCCGTCATGACCGTTGCCGTCGAGGCAAAGAACATGAAGGACCTGCCAAAGCTTGTTGAAGTGCTCCGGCAGGTGGCCAAGGAAGACCCCACCCTCAGTATCTCCATCAACGAAGAGACCGGCGAGCACCTGATTGCAGGTATGGGAGAACTCCACCTCGAGATCATCACGGGCCGTATCAAGCGCGACAAGGGTGTCGAGATCGTCACTTCCCCGCCGATCGTGGTCTATCGTGAGACCGTAACCGGCAAAGTCGAAAATGTGGAAGGCAAGTCCCCCAACCGGCACAACCGGTTCTACTTTACCCTCTCACCCCTCCCCGATGAGATCGTCGACCTGATCAAGACGGGCGAAGTATCCATGAACCAGCAGATGCTGGAGCGCCGTGACGTGCTCATCAAGGCCGGCATGGACAAGGATGAGGCAAAGAGTGTCAAGATGATCAAGGGCACGAACATGCTCATCGACAGCACCAAGGGTATCCAGTACCTCAACGAGACCATGGAACTGGTTATCGAAGGTATCCACGAGGCACTTGCCGGTGGTCCGCTTGCTGATGAGCCCGTCCAGAACCTCAAGATGGTTCTTACCGATGTCAAGCTCCACGAGGATGCAATCCACCGTGGTCCCGCACAGGTAATCCCTGCAGTCCGTGGCGCCATCAAGGGCGGCCTGCTGCTTGCCGGGGACTCGCTCCTCGAGCCGGTCCAGAAGATCCAGATCACCGTCCCGATGGACCAGATGGGTGCAGCAACCTCCCAGATCCAGGGCCGGCGCGGTCAGGTCTTCGACATGACAAGCGAAGGCGACACCATCACGGTTGCCGGGAAAGCCCCTGTTGCCGAGCTCTTCGGGTTTGCCGGTGACATCCGCTCGGCCACGGAAGGCCGTGCCATGTGGAACACCGAGTTTGCCGGTTTCGAACTGGTTCCCAACAACCTTGTCAAGGAAGTTGTTGTCAGCATCCGCAAGAGGAAGGGCTTAAAAGAACAGATGCCCACCCCGAGCGATTATCTGTCCGCATAA
- a CDS encoding 30S ribosomal protein S7 translates to MSEEAGKKLLFNQWDASEVKVNDPSLMRYVTLTSQIIPHSCGKFSRQEFGKSNMMIVERLINRLMQTENNTGKKQLAIRIVRDAFVIINKKTKRNPIEVLVEAIGNSGPREETVRLKYGGINVPKSVDTAPMRRVDTAIHFLAEATLKGSSTSKKSASAVLADELIAASKGDMKCYSVGKKEERERIAKSAR, encoded by the coding sequence ATGTCAGAAGAAGCCGGAAAGAAACTCCTGTTCAATCAGTGGGATGCCTCCGAAGTCAAGGTCAACGACCCCAGCCTCATGCGCTACGTCACCCTCACCTCCCAGATCATCCCCCATTCCTGCGGCAAGTTCTCCCGCCAGGAATTTGGTAAGAGCAACATGATGATTGTCGAGCGGTTGATCAACCGCCTGATGCAGACCGAGAATAATACCGGAAAGAAACAGCTGGCAATCCGGATCGTGCGGGATGCATTTGTTATCATCAACAAGAAGACCAAGCGCAACCCCATCGAAGTACTGGTCGAAGCGATCGGCAACTCGGGCCCCCGCGAAGAGACGGTCCGGTTAAAATACGGTGGTATCAATGTTCCGAAATCGGTCGATACCGCACCCATGCGCAGGGTTGACACGGCAATTCACTTCCTTGCGGAAGCAACCCTGAAGGGTTCCAGCACCAGCAAGAAGAGTGCAAGCGCAGTTCTCGCCGATGAACTCATCGCCGCATCCAAGGGCGACATGAAATGTTACTCGGTCGGGAAAAAGGAAGAGCGCGAGCGGATTGCGAAGTCCGCCCGTTAA
- a CDS encoding 30S ribosomal protein S12 yields MGQGKFAARKLVRDSNKFRWADKNYARRELNLDVKSDPLEGAPQARGIVLEKIGVEAKQPNSAIRKCVRVQLIKNGRQVSAFAVGDGAINFIDEHDEVEIEGIGGRLGRSMGDIPGVRYVVTKVNNVCLHEMVIGRKEKPRR; encoded by the coding sequence ATGGGACAGGGTAAATTTGCAGCCAGAAAACTGGTTCGGGACTCAAATAAGTTCCGGTGGGCAGACAAGAATTACGCCCGCCGTGAACTCAATCTCGATGTGAAGTCGGATCCCCTTGAGGGCGCTCCGCAGGCGAGAGGTATCGTGCTTGAGAAGATCGGTGTCGAGGCTAAGCAGCCCAACTCCGCCATCCGGAAGTGCGTGCGCGTCCAGCTGATCAAGAACGGACGGCAGGTCAGCGCATTCGCAGTCGGTGATGGTGCCATCAACTTTATCGATGAACACGATGAAGTCGAGATCGAAGGCATTGGCGGTCGTCTGGGCCGGTCCATGGGAGATATCCCCGGTGTCCGGTATGTCGTCACCAAGGTGAACAACGTCTGCCTCCATGAGATGGTCATTGGCAGGAAAGAGAAACCGCGCAGGTGA
- a CDS encoding 6-carboxytetrahydropterin synthase, with amino-acid sequence MKTGIYKEVQIDTSHRLLHYQGKCANLHGHRWKIEVWMEGEPNPATQIVIDYSLIKKIVNKYDHQIILNQDDPMVPRIREFHPVITTPGDPTSELIASIIREDLYAACRELGIKATVPKIRVWESPTSCAELTE; translated from the coding sequence ATGAAGACCGGGATCTATAAGGAGGTGCAAATTGATACCAGCCACCGCCTGCTCCATTATCAGGGCAAGTGCGCCAATCTCCACGGGCACCGGTGGAAGATCGAGGTCTGGATGGAGGGGGAGCCGAACCCTGCCACGCAGATCGTTATCGATTACAGTCTGATCAAGAAAATTGTGAACAAGTACGATCACCAGATCATCCTCAACCAGGATGACCCGATGGTTCCCCGCATCCGCGAGTTCCACCCGGTGATCACAACACCCGGTGATCCGACCAGCGAGCTTATCGCATCCATTATCCGGGAAGATCTCTATGCAGCCTGCCGCGAACTGGGTATAAAGGCAACGGTACCGAAAATCCGGGTGTGGGAATCCCCGACATCCTGTGCTGAGCTCACAGAATGA
- a CDS encoding radical SAM protein produces MKIADIFRSLQGEGKNQGKPCLFIRLAGCNLKCRWCDTPESRDGGMEMSLDTILEQVWRLNPPYVCITGGEPLLQADDLEHLLASLSRRGTLIDIETNGTIDFCNLQKYASVCMDVKCPSSGEQSNLALLEKIRPQDSVKFVVHDEADCRYAQGVMDTYRIAGEIFFSPVFGTDYAPITRFILVNNLPVRFQLQLHKIIGVK; encoded by the coding sequence ATGAAGATTGCAGATATTTTCCGGAGCCTCCAGGGGGAGGGGAAGAACCAGGGGAAGCCCTGCCTTTTCATCCGGCTTGCCGGATGCAACCTGAAATGCCGCTGGTGCGATACACCGGAATCACGGGATGGCGGTATGGAGATGAGTCTTGATACCATCCTTGAACAGGTCTGGCGCCTCAACCCGCCTTATGTCTGTATCACGGGAGGAGAACCCCTGCTCCAGGCAGACGACCTTGAACACCTGCTCGCGTCACTTTCGCGGAGAGGGACTCTTATCGATATCGAGACCAACGGGACGATCGATTTTTGTAACCTCCAGAAGTATGCATCGGTATGCATGGACGTGAAGTGCCCGTCATCCGGTGAGCAGAGCAACCTTGCCCTGCTGGAAAAGATCCGCCCGCAGGACAGTGTGAAGTTTGTCGTGCATGACGAGGCGGATTGTCGTTATGCACAGGGAGTTATGGATACTTACCGTATAGCGGGAGAGATCTTCTTCTCGCCCGTCTTTGGCACGGATTATGCACCCATCACCCGGTTTATCCTTGTCAATAACCTTCCGGTAAGGTTCCAGCTGCAGCTCCACAAAATTATCGGAGTAAAATGA
- the queC gene encoding 7-cyano-7-deazaguanine synthase QueC — translation MKAVCLLSGGMDSSTLAYVAKDRGYEILALHLNYGQRTEKKELACAKKIAGLLDAKDFLELDVGYFTRFGASSLTDTSIAVEEFDPARAHVPNTYVPFRNANLLSIATSFAEARSADAIFIGVQSLDYSGYPDCRPAFIEAFQNVINLGTKDTTEITLFTPFIRMTKTDILREGMRLGVPYEHTWSCYRNEGKACGTCGSCHFRKEAFAAMGRKDPIEYEE, via the coding sequence ATGAAAGCCGTTTGTTTACTCTCCGGAGGCATGGATTCGTCCACCCTCGCGTACGTGGCAAAAGACAGAGGATACGAGATCCTAGCCCTTCACCTGAATTACGGGCAAAGGACCGAGAAAAAAGAACTTGCCTGTGCAAAAAAGATTGCCGGCCTGCTGGATGCAAAGGATTTTCTCGAACTGGATGTCGGGTATTTCACCCGGTTCGGGGCCAGCAGTCTTACGGATACATCGATTGCAGTCGAAGAGTTTGATCCCGCACGGGCACATGTACCCAATACCTACGTCCCGTTCCGGAATGCCAACCTGCTCTCGATCGCAACCAGTTTTGCCGAAGCGAGAAGTGCAGATGCCATCTTCATCGGTGTCCAGTCGCTGGACTACAGCGGATATCCTGACTGCAGACCAGCATTCATCGAGGCTTTCCAGAACGTTATCAACCTTGGCACAAAAGACACGACCGAGATTACCCTTTTTACGCCATTTATCAGGATGACCAAGACCGATATCCTGCGCGAAGGGATGAGACTTGGCGTGCCCTATGAACACACCTGGTCCTGTTACCGCAATGAAGGCAAGGCCTGTGGTACCTGCGGGTCCTGCCATTTCCGGAAGGAGGCATTTGCCGCCATGGGGAGAAAGGATCCCATCGAGTACGAGGAATAA